One window from the genome of Bacteroidota bacterium encodes:
- a CDS encoding DUF3365 domain-containing protein, producing MRNLIVLTVLTALLLTGCIRKVEPKKDAALEAAKKEALSAANTYLKELKGILVKEMKSGGTEAALTVCSDTAQEFTNKFSREKSIDIRRVAFLNRNDRNIPDAGEMMWLKEFENMMKGSTFNKDTVLFRVEKNGSERTLHLVKPILLSEECVVCHGTEEQIPEGIKKILSEKYPDDKAVNFKPGDLRGAVSVKVKIK from the coding sequence ATGCGTAACCTGATTGTGCTGACAGTTCTGACAGCTTTATTGCTGACGGGGTGCATCAGAAAAGTTGAACCAAAGAAGGATGCAGCGCTCGAAGCGGCAAAAAAAGAGGCTTTATCCGCTGCCAATACATATTTAAAAGAGTTGAAAGGTATCCTCGTAAAAGAGATGAAAAGCGGCGGTACTGAAGCCGCATTGACTGTCTGTTCAGACACGGCACAGGAGTTTACAAACAAATTTTCACGGGAGAAATCAATTGATATCCGGAGAGTGGCTTTCCTGAACAGAAATGACAGGAATATTCCGGATGCAGGTGAGATGATGTGGCTGAAGGAATTTGAAAACATGATGAAAGGGAGCACTTTCAATAAAGACACTGTTCTCTTTAGAGTGGAAAAGAATGGTAGTGAAAGAACCCTTCATCTGGTAAAACCAATTTTACTCTCGGAGGAGTGTGTGGTTTGTCATGGCACAGAGGAGCAGATACCTGAAGGGATTAAAAAGATTTTATCTGAAAAATATCCCGATGATAAAGCTGTAAATTTCAAACCCGGAGACCTGAGAGGTGCCGTATCGGTCAAAGTAAAAATTAAATAG
- a CDS encoding M15 family metallopeptidase → MAYYPLFLLSVFLLSITISQQPTVAVAQPGKVKTQAVDTSEVFLKSELESMVKLKLISSKQKDKLFDILKAVEVDYLDTNNERKKGWLITHKDVAHTITKIFKTLADSGFVIERIEPMSKYKWSDSSSMAHNNTSCFNYRLVSGTRSISKHANGLAIDINPFWNPFVSGKYISPKGARYDIKRPGTIHKKAFIYKIFKENGWTWGGEWIPYQDYQHFFYDKIKVKSF, encoded by the coding sequence ATGGCATACTATCCCCTTTTCCTGCTGTCAGTATTTTTGCTTTCTATCACGATTTCACAGCAGCCGACAGTCGCAGTTGCGCAACCGGGCAAAGTTAAAACTCAGGCTGTAGATACCTCAGAGGTGTTCCTAAAGTCTGAACTGGAATCGATGGTAAAACTGAAACTTATCTCCAGCAAGCAGAAGGATAAGCTCTTCGATATCCTGAAAGCGGTGGAAGTTGATTATCTCGACACAAACAATGAGCGAAAAAAAGGATGGTTGATTACCCACAAAGATGTAGCTCATACAATTACAAAAATATTCAAAACATTAGCCGATTCAGGATTTGTAATTGAAAGAATCGAGCCAATGAGTAAATACAAATGGTCAGACAGCAGCTCTATGGCACACAACAATACCTCCTGTTTTAATTACCGGCTTGTATCAGGAACCCGGAGCATCAGCAAACATGCGAATGGACTCGCCATAGATATAAATCCTTTCTGGAACCCCTTTGTTTCCGGAAAATACATTTCGCCGAAAGGTGCCAGGTATGATATAAAGAGACCCGGCACCATCCATAAAAAGGCATTTATCTATAAAATATTTAAGGAAAACGGCTGGACCTGGGGTGGAGAATGGATCCCCTACCAGGACTATCAGCACTTCTTTTATGACAAAATAAAAGTAAAAAGTTTTTAA